In the Longimicrobium terrae genome, one interval contains:
- a CDS encoding class I SAM-dependent rRNA methyltransferase has protein sequence MSLPPLRLRKNEDRRLRAGHLWVFSNEVDVAATPLTAFEPGASAEVQDARGAPLGTAFVNPHSLIAARLVSRQRNRPLDGDLLRRRITRALALREAVFPGPFYRLVFGEGDGLPGLVVDRFGPHLVVQITTAGMERVLDEVIGALREIINPAGILLRNDTSGRALEGLESYVRTAWGEVPDTLRVEENGVTFDAPVAGQKTGWFYDHRMNRARMAGYVRGRRVLDVFSYVGGWGVQAAAAGASEVVCVDASAPALEWVARNAALNGAEDRVRAVRADAFDALGRMAADGERFGAVILDPPAFIKRRKDAKAGEEAYRRANTMAMELLEPDGILVSASCSYHLHRDGLLDAMLRASRRLGRDLQVLEEGHQGPDHPIHPAIPETAYLKSFIARVG, from the coding sequence ATGAGCCTACCTCCGCTCCGCCTCAGAAAGAACGAAGACCGCCGCCTGCGCGCGGGACACCTGTGGGTGTTCAGCAACGAGGTGGACGTCGCCGCCACGCCGCTGACGGCCTTTGAGCCCGGCGCGTCGGCGGAGGTGCAGGACGCGCGCGGCGCGCCGCTGGGCACCGCCTTCGTCAACCCGCACTCGCTGATCGCCGCGCGGCTGGTGAGCCGGCAGCGCAACCGCCCGCTGGACGGCGACCTGCTGCGCCGCCGCATCACCCGCGCGCTGGCCCTGCGCGAAGCCGTCTTTCCCGGCCCGTTCTACCGCCTCGTCTTTGGCGAGGGCGACGGGCTCCCGGGCCTCGTCGTGGACCGCTTCGGCCCGCACCTGGTCGTGCAGATCACCACCGCGGGGATGGAGCGCGTGCTGGACGAGGTGATCGGCGCCCTGCGCGAAATCATCAACCCCGCCGGCATTCTGCTGCGCAACGACACCAGCGGCCGCGCGCTGGAGGGGCTGGAATCCTACGTCCGCACCGCCTGGGGTGAGGTCCCCGACACGCTGCGGGTGGAGGAGAACGGCGTCACCTTCGACGCCCCCGTCGCCGGGCAGAAGACCGGCTGGTTCTACGACCACCGGATGAACCGCGCCCGCATGGCCGGCTACGTGCGCGGCCGACGCGTTCTGGACGTCTTCAGCTACGTGGGCGGCTGGGGCGTGCAGGCCGCCGCCGCGGGCGCGTCCGAGGTCGTGTGCGTGGATGCCTCCGCCCCCGCGCTGGAGTGGGTGGCCCGCAACGCCGCGCTCAACGGCGCGGAGGACCGGGTGCGCGCCGTCCGCGCGGACGCGTTCGACGCGCTGGGCCGCATGGCCGCGGACGGCGAGCGTTTCGGCGCCGTCATCCTGGATCCCCCGGCCTTCATCAAGCGCCGCAAGGACGCCAAGGCGGGGGAAGAGGCATATCGCCGCGCGAATACGATGGCGATGGAACTGCTGGAGCCGGACGGCATCCTGGTATCCGCCAGCTGCTCGTACCACCTGCACCGCGACGGGCTGCTGGATGCCATGCTGCGCGCCAGCCGCCGCCTGGGCCGCGACCTTCAGGTGCTGGAGGAAGGGCATCAGGGGCCGGATCACCCCATCCATCCCGCCATCCCCGAGACGGCGTATCTGAAGTCGTTCATCGCGCGGGTGGGATGA